The DNA window aatcttaggcaacagtgatagtataatcacatgaacttaggtttagtacattttaagtatcttagtctttgatagtttccctaaaGAGTCCAAGGGGCTGCTTTAGTAGGCTAGCCTCTTTCGTCGGCACTGAGATACTCCTTCGCTTGTCGGTTGTCGGGCCTCATCCACAACCTGGATGGGGGAGGGTCAGCAGCTCAACACACTGCTTCATTCCTCTCCATACATGAGGCTCTTAATAGCCACAGGGAGGTTTATCATACTCCTCcgtacatgagaggttctgaagaaccacatgggaggttgaTGGACCGAGACAATACTGACCTGACTGGCGATCagagtactctccagcatgtctcttcaccaaGAGCATTGATTGATACggtgagtgtataactaaatagatatcttatgcagagcagattggtaaGCTGCCATCTCTGCGGTTAAGGGATGTGCCGCAAACTTAGATGGTTCTCCCGGAGGGACAGCGGCTCTGCACTCTGCTTCATTCTCCTCCATAcgtgagaggttctgaagagccacatgggaggtcgatggACCGAGACAGTACTTacctgactgtcgatcaaagtactctacaacatgtctcttcactaaaagcattgattgatatggtgagtgtatgactaaacggatatcgtatgcagagcagattggtgagctaccatctctgcggttgtcaaaggggCGTGCAATAGAGTTGATCCCttctcctctaaatgttgttaatcaggtgaattcaggtgttcagggagtgtattgcaatatggagttttcataatataaaactaatattgtaatacttacctgaacacctgaatgattcccaccctcctttccccacatcaattttgaccttgaataaagcaattgacgaaagtgggcgtgtcggcacacacctgtgtcagtgttgccaaccgtttgatatggtagctcaagtgacaagattttacttgcagcgttggtaatgctggctgttaaaattcccactagtgggattggtaattgagagttgttcaggctagtgggattaagggtgaattcaggtgttcaggtaagtacaTTCATACTTCGAACTTACGCGacgttaggttccagaacccctcgcgcagggtgaattttcgcgtaagtttggcacagtctctaaaaatgctagtaAATGCTTACagtatttctaaagtttaaacactaaatatgaccctaatcatgctcccaaattattaagttaactttaaaatgaaattaaagttactctaatttcatttaaaagttagcttaatacattacccttaaaaaaagagaaataaatggttgacataaaaactgagatttggaagagaatttctctctctctctctctctctctctctctctctctctctctctctctctctctctctctctctctctctctctctctctctctctctctccgcttccagcggatctatttttagaatcgtctgaacctctttttaacaacttctttattctgtgtctctttctctttgatctgaaatgctttttcatgaacaaacagtgttttatattttgactagtacaactcttagttattatatctatgttttagaacatatttgcaacactagcgcacttacacttcgtagacgatacaggtcaaattagatcaatttaaactatctactgtacaggtaaagacgtacagagaattaataagttgtaaaaatgtgtgagcgctgactatgaacaagagagagagagagagagagattgtccttacttgaaatatcaagttatattatttgttatttattattttaaaaacttctttattctgtcactttctttttgttctgaagtgctctatgttttagaatggcacatttacagtttgtaaacggtacaggtaaaattagatcaattcaaaattatctactgtacagttaaagacatacagagaaacagtgctgtaatatgtaggttggctaacttccaacgagagagagagagagagagagagagagagagagagagagagagagagagagagagagagagagagagagaacagttgtccttacttaagagagtgaaatttttacgaattatacagagagagagagagagagagagagagagagagagagagagagagagagaattacaagaaaaatatgaccactgattagcaacactccccttcttgtcatgttaaatgacatgtctgacagcttttgccttcaacctccttcttacaaaagatgagggaagaatttgtttgttcaaaataatacgaattttgtagttacagttttattattattattattattattattattattattattattattattattattattattattattattattattattattattatttaattttattaattttattatttgaaaattagtacttattattgggtaaaaagtttatttatcatacaaataaacatacctgtatgtatacatgtaccataaaaattcatctcacacacagagagagagagagagagagagagagagactgagtctctacttttaataatatttaatgttatttagttcacacataaaagcttgaaaacttataaattaaataaaaaattaaacaaacacttttgctgggtttctcagtgttcgcaaatgttcgcgtgtctgtgaaaaacttgtgtatgaccattagttaggttccaatgaaaaattcgtgtgtgtgaattcatgcaactcgaATCTTGCAAGTTTGAGGTATCactgtattacaatattagttttattatgaaaacttcatattttcacatttatagGCAAATGTCATTTGGTGTGCCTTCTTTTAGGGGGAGACTAGCATATGGTAGTTCATATGTTTggattttttaagaaaacttgtgtttttatcatttatttatagtaCAGTGTATTGGCTGTGGTTGATAAGTGcaaaaatgaggaaattattcttttttgtattttgcagatGACTGTTCTTCTTTAAATTCATCTCCTTGGACTAGTGAACATGTCAGGAAGCAGTCTGTTCCTCGGCGCAACAAGTCGGCTCAGCCCCACTGTGTGTGGCAAGTGAAAGTGGATGGCCCCAGTAAAAGAAGAAAGTGCACAAAAATAAGGAGAAACCCTTTCATTTATCCGGTGGGCGTATGGGAATCATCTGAAACTAAACAAACTAATCAGTTGGGTGTTAAACCAAATACAAGGGCCAGATCAACAGAAGTGAAAAAAACGAATTTAGAAAGTAAAGTTCAACTTTTAGAGGAAAAACTTGGTTTGAAAGTTGATTTGAAAGTTTCAATAAAAACCCTATTTGAGAAGCCATTAGTCAATATAAGTGCTGAGCCAATTGATCCAACATTTGTTTCACCAAGAAAACGCTATTTGCGACAGATGGAGGACCAAGATTCAAGTCATCGTAAGAAACTACATTCTGTTGTAAATAGTTTGTCGCAGATTTCAGGAGAGCGACCATCTTCCTCGTCTCCTGCCCATACTTTCCCAAATAGAAGTGCCATTAATTCACAGACTTCGTCTGCGTACAGTATTGACTCAATATTGAACAATGAAACTGCTAACAGAAAAAGTGATTCTTTTCTTAGAACTTTATTAAAGCCTGAACCTAAGCCAAGTGTTCCCCAGTCAAAAGGTGTTTCTAAAGAAAGATCAAATAATGAGGTAGTTGCAAATACAGTGAAGGTTGAGAGACCTGAAAGAACAGAGAGAGCAGCTCCAGAGCGAATGGAAGCGTTAGGTACTGTTCAGAACAAAGATCGTAAAGACCCAGTACCTGATCATGGTAGATTTGCAGCAGACCGTTATCCTATGAGTGGCTATGGGTCATTGGGTAGTCTAGCCAGTTTGTATGGTTTAAATCTTATAAACCCTCATTACATGATGTTACCCTCTTTAACCCCTCCCATGTCATCACAGCAGACTGAAATGGCAGTAGCTGCTGCaactgctgcagcagcagcaCTTAGTGGTTATCCTTTGAACCATCTGCATTCATATCCACACATTTTTACAGGGGGAATACCTACTGGTTATCCACCCACCACAACTTTCGGACCATTACTTCGGCCCCAGCAGCACCCTTCAAGATCGTCTCCCCATCCCATGGCTCACAGCCCAAGTCCAAAGCCATCACAGGCTTCTAGTACACCAGCTTCACCTCACATGAGCAGTCGAGGAGGCAGCCCTCGAGGGGCAACTTCACCTTGGCAACCACCTCCACCTGCACATCCTTTCTCACCTCAAAAACCTCTATCATCACCACCGTCGCCACCACAAGGTTAGTAAATTCTCTATATGATAAAtacttaataatttcttaacCTCTTCATATTGTAAAACAAGTTTTTGCATCACAAGCCCGTCACTTATATATGGCCATATTCATGGCCATTTAAAGTTACTGTTAAACAGATAGAAAAATGTCAGTAGGCATGATGCATGTGTCACTCAGAGCCTCAGGTACATAGTAAAAGCTTAGCAGAATTGCCCATACAGTGTATTTGTTGTTCCTGTCTTTATTCCatcattttcaatcattttttccaaatatttttctcaCTCATTAACTTGGAGACCGTGATTCTCTCACGTTAGTCAGTTATCCATTGCCAACTGCTGTCTTCCGGATCACTGCCCTCTGCTTTACTGGAGGTAATTGTAAGCAATTACACCTATATATTCAGAGAGCATTTCTACTTTTCAGCTGTTTAGTGACAGTCCACTGTCTGTTTTCCATTGAGTTTAGCATTTGTAAGTATTTTTTGACTTAAATTGTTTTGGTGATTTATTTAGGTTTACTGTTTAATGCTAACTAGTAAATGAAGGGTTAGCTGGGTAATGTTTCGAAATTTGTTCATGTCTTGTGTTAGCTtgttaagtcttatttttgcttGTATTCTGTCCAGAGGGTAAGTTTGACCATCCCAATTTCTTTGcacagcatttttttattttgcattgttgCTGGGCTTTTTAGTCTCAGCAATTGCTGTCATTCTCAGTGGACTCACCGGTAATACCTGTCGCTTCCTGGACAACAAACCATTGGCTCCACTTTGAGTTATATCAATGAAGTAAGGGAAAATCTGCTGCTGTGGTTATCAGCCTCAGCTGCCCATGAATCCTCAATACCATGGACAGCGTTTTAATCCTCTCTTAGTATGTGCCACTGCCTGCTGCTTAACTTGCCTGCTTACCCATACCTGCTGGCTTAACCACTGTTTTGGCCTTTTTGGACAGTACCTTGTTTGCTTCCTCTTAGCCAGTCCACTGCTCACCTGTGCTGACTGCTTTGCCTAGTGGTCAGCATGACATTAGTGTTCTTCAAGATCCAGAGGGGGAGCAAGACCAGAAGTGTTGTGCTGGCAGTGGAAAATGTCTAGACAAGGAAAATGATGCTAAGGTTGCTTTTAGATTTGTGCTAGGAAGTATGAATGTCTTGGCAGATAGTCTTTGCAGAGGAAACCAAATGTTTGCAAGGTACTCTGGAATCTGTGAGGGCACACCTCTTTTGGACTTGTTCATAACAGGGCTGAAGCACAAACATTTGTTGGTTTTATTGTTCATCACAACTGGATCCAACAGCATGGGAACTAGATGCCATGCTTCACAACTGGGATATTCTTTAGGTGCATGAATTCTTTCTCATTTGCCAGGCATTGATGAAGCTTAGAGCCTTCAACTGGACCAAGATGACACTAGATTATTGCAGGCTCTTGCCAAATGGGGAAAGACTTTTGAAGCAGCCCCACTTCCATAAGTTCCACGACAACATGGGACTGCTACTCTTCATGCTTTGAGATTATTAAACAGGGTTCAGGAGCCACTTCTGCAACCATCACCCATTCCTGCAGACCATCAATGATTAACCACTTTGCATCAAGTGGAGAAAGTTTATTGGTTGATGTTAGAGGAGTATCGATGCACTTAGTGCTTCTGTTACTGCAATATCAGACTTGTTAATCCATCACTGACTCCTGAAGAAGCTATCAGTGTTTACAATCAGATTATATATGGTTATACTATTCCAGGTACTTGATTATTATGGACTTCATTACTATCCAGAGATCTGAGACTTCCAGCACTTGAAGTGGCTTCAAAGGagaatagttctgcccttgaAATGGGAACacttattttctctttgaaaaatcATCATGGTCCCCCTGCATACCAATTTTTAAGTCCCAACTGCATTATCTTTTCAAGAATGGCTTTTTACTAGCTTTGCAATCGAGGGATGATTAAGTAGTCTTTTGTGTCTCCTTTGCTTTGGAGTTTGCTAATAAGACATAAATGTCTGTTGGCCAAGGTTATACAAATAATCCATTTGTTACCTCAGCTGTGGTGCCTCTTTTACCCTACTGATACAAGCTAAATTGCTCCACGGCCACAAGGGAGAGTCACAGTTTAGGCATTTTGTTAGAGCCCATTCCCATATTTACTAGATCTTTTGGTAGGTCTTTAGGATACAGGTCCTCATTGGCTTGCAGTCCAGCCTCATGCCAGATTTCTGCAGGAGGTATGACACTTGTTTGCTTATTGAAACTAAATTCCTACTGTCTACCTAAGTCAGTTGAAATCTTGGCTTTCATGGTCTAGCAAAGAAGAGTTGTATTTCTCATCAGTCATCCTCTCAATAATCTCCTGTGGCTCTGGCTGTGGGGAAGCTGTCATCATTTTGAGCTCTGTTTATTGACTTGATCACTTTCCTTTCAGTAATTAACTGTTTCTcaagtattaaattttttgggCTTCCTCAGTTATTGGCAGATGATAACATCAGCTCTTCAATTAAGCCAAAATCAATAGGATTTTCTTTATGCAGTCAGTGGTTAGGCCTGGTTTTTAACCCAGATCTGAATCTGAAAAGGTGTCAGAAGAGAGAAGGCCCCCCAGTCTCACTAAAGTCTGTGCCCATACCTATTCCCTTAACGGGCATCTCTTACCAGCATCAGCATAGAAAACATGAACCTTACCACCCTCTTGGGAACAAGCTTAAAAACCAAATTGACAGGGATAATCAAAGGACTCAGATTCATCCTATTAAATTGTAGCTGAGAGGGAGAGGTTGCCCAATTGCACTTGAGAAATTAGGGTCCATACATGTTTCCAAACTCACATTCTCCCCCCCTTTACCTGTCTCCACTTGGTCAGACAACTTTCTCGTATCTTTTGGGAAGAACTTTGTTGTAAGTTTAAGTGGCAAGGTATTCCTTTTAGATACAGCCTCCAGACATTAAAACTTCTCAACCTTCATGGTTGGAGGCTGGTCAAGTGCAGTCACAGAAATAGAGGATTTTTTAACTTTGAGTTAACTAAAACCATAGTTAACTCAGGAAGAAAGTCATCAGCCAGTCTACACTAATTAACACTGTAGTTAAAGGAAGAAAGTCATCGGTCAATCTACACTAATTAAATTGGCTACTGTGCTGAAACTAGTATTGTCACCAGTCTTCTCTGAACCTCAGAGCTGTAGGCAGATTACTATTTTTGAGTTGCTGTTTTAAGACTTTATTCATAGGTCAGTCCTTAGTAGAGCTTAATTCACCTTTAAAAGTGACAGCATATAGTAAGAATGGAGGAGGATGTCTTTCTGAGGCTGAATACTGTCGAGCTACCATGTTGGGACCTTGCCTTTGTCCTGGAACATGTAACTAGCTTGGTTTATGAATCCTTGGAACATGCAATATTAGAGAAACTACCTGTTAGAACAATAGTTTAGTTCCATTCAGAACTGTATCTGTCTTGTGATAGCAAATATTTGAAATGGGGTTCTTCAGTGGTTTTGTCCAGTGGTTTTGTCCAGTGGCTTGTCCATGCTAAAAGTAtgaatataatttacatttgaGTCACAAACTAGTGTATGAACTTAAACTTTTGAAGAACAAGCATCTTAATTGTTAATTATGAATCATGAATTAAGAATAATCATGCAGTGTTGCCATGGCCCTTCCAGCAAGTTACCTGTCCAATGATTGACCTCCTTGCTTGTACTTAGAAGTACTGTTTGGCTCTATTCATCTATCTTATAGGACAGCAGTCACAGAAGCCTTCCCATCTAAATAGCTATTGAGGCTATTAGAACTGTgaatcctttcatattttttcatttggccGAATGGGAGCAGTCGGCCAAATTTTCTCAGTCCATGTAAGGTGAGTGATGTAAGAGACCTATCATCCTCATTTATATCCTCCTTTAATCAGTCCTTGCAGTGTTACCATGGCCTTTCCAGCAAGTTTCCTGTCCAATGCTTGactctttgtttttactttgagCACTATTGGACTCAGTTTATCTACCTTGTGGGACAGAAGTCACAGGAGACTTCCCATCTAAACAGTTATTGAGGCTATTAGAAAATAGTTAGCATgtgatgaaataaatttaattttctaaaaacagaattatttacTTACAAGAATTGATCCCTCCCAACTTGTGCATACCATATGGTTAGTCAGAACAGTACAAACAGTGACTCATTCTGTTCCTTAGTGGGCTGGTTGAGTCCAGATGCATGGACTGCCAGCTGGTTGTGgaggatctttttttttcttctttgtagagTGCCTGGAAGTTTGTGTGGATTCACATTAGTAATtgctttttatatgaaattattatttttgtttatgaaaaattaaactttgcTTACATTTTAAATCTACTTGATAGCACTGCATTTGAGGCAAATAATCAtgggtattttttatttcacagatgCACCACTTAATTTATCCAAGCCTCGAAGTCATGTGGAAAAGTAGGGGATGCAGTATGGACCAAAGTTGTGTATAACTCACACCCAGCTGAACCAGTGCTTCAGACAAATACGTAGTAGTGACAGCCAGCACTTGgctttttcttcttatctttctttctgGAAAGAATTTGACATTTACAGAATGCTGTGTGTAGTTGTAGGCTATGTAAAGTACAAAACATAATACAGCTGGGTTTTTGTACTCAgcagtgtgtgtttttatgtcatATTGTGGCGTCTTGTAAATAACTTATGCACTAAACAAAATTGCAAGTGAGAAGcttgctatattatatatatttaaatatatatttttaaaaatcatggaACTGTTTCATATTAGTACAATATTTTactcaaaagtaaaaattatacagtatgattTGGTGCCTCATAACAGTCGTGTGGATTTCGCAATTATATTTATTAGTGTTGTAGTTTTGACAAATAAGAGAAGGCTAATGCTAACAATTTGCATTTTTAgcaaagttttgaattttttttattgaaatatagaacattaaaattataaattttaaaagaaattaacccATACTAATAATCAggatttttttaaactaatcCTGTAAGTTTCTGTAACTGACATGGTAGCCACAGTGAGCATTCCAGTGTTTTATTTAGGGTATTGGTGTTTTACAAAAATGTATCTActgttgaattaattttttaatgagctGGTACTTTcttgtaatgtatatttttgaGCCCACTTTGACTTAGCCAAATTGGTCATGtagtaatgttaatttttaaacaCTTCctcatataattctctctctctttctcacactgCACACAGCAATGTTAATtttatacagtctctctctctctctctctctctctctctctctctctctctctctctctctctctctctctctctctctctctctctctctctctctctcaagaactcttcaacatttttcagcatttttgctgtttgtattttttacacAACTGATAAAGATGCATTTTATTGAAGTGATTAGAACTATAAACCCAGCAATCCTGCCGTGCATGTACCTTGGGGTATCAAGCTTCATTTGTCACATTATAGACATTCAATCCTTTTTGGGTTGAATtaaagtcatttttataatttattgtatcgtaatagtaaattttcttgtGTATAAAGTATTGGACATTGTGTACAGATCTGACAAAAGATTTTGTGTCATTTGATTTTAGAAGTGtttgttaacaaaatatttcaaaaatgattgcatggattttgatgaaattgatgaaaacattaataattaacATTTAGTGGATAGGTGGATATTGATAAGTTGACATTTTATCACATGGAAACTATCTAACCTATTATAATGTCAGTAAAGTCTTTTGagaattttcttcttaaaagatTGAGCATAGATGGCTGTCGTTTGATACCACTATCACATGTAAGTATAATGGTTAATTGGTAAAACTTCATACACTAATTGTGAGTGCTCACATTAGTAGAATTGAACAGATTCTGTGGGCATGGCTAAATACTGAAAAACTTCAGTTGTTGACATTGCAACATTTTCAGGCAGATAAGCCTACATGTTGTAGGATTGGTTTTCCTGTAAGTTTTTCACATTCAGTTGTCAGGTGTCCTTCCAGTCAGTTGACAACACTAAAAGAATGTTGTATGCTTGACAcaacttcatttttaatttttaggatGGAGGTAATTTTTCTCATACATTTCAGAGTTTAACCAACTGTGAGTCTTTAATGAGCTATcctcaaaggaaatgaaaaaaatttatcaggCATCAAAAAACATATTAAAGACCTATGCTAGATACTAGGTAGATTTTCTGAGAATGCTTCATAACTTACTGAACCCTTATTTCTCAGTAGAGCTAGCATTAACACTCACCATCCAAGCTAAATACATGCTAACCTAACTTGACCAGGTAAACGGTAAGGTttctcatttaataaaaaaaaaaaaaacacatcagtcgAAAGAGTATGACATacgtatgttataaaaataatctaaaaatatttttccacttgTTACAGTGAATTAAACAAACAGCATTCTCCTGATAATGAAGCTGTTGGCGGGGAATGTGGCCATTTGTCAAACCACATACAAAAATATCCCATTGGCCAAAAGACTCCTCTGAGCCTCTCTGCCTTATCACCAATCAAATTGTGGACTTATGTCACTCTCAGCATCAGTATATAGCTGATACATttgatcatcattatcattataaccCCTACTTGAAGATGGTCAGAAATGCAGGGAGAAATATGGGACTTGGGAGGTTCGAGATTTGCAGCTTTACCTTCCTAAATACTAAGGACAACTAACATTCATTCAGCTTCAGAGCTAAGGCctgataatttgaatgaaatctgCCAGACTCAGGGGTTAAGTTGTTTATCCGCTGCATAGTCACGTGGCACTGCTAAGTTACAAAGGAGTTCTTGAGTAAAAAAGTTTATAAACTTCCCTCCATGCCAGGATATTGATGGTTCTATGCAATCCTCAAAGGAGGAGGCAGTGCAGTGCTTGTGTTAGTGATTATTCCTCCTCATTTTTTAAACCTATAACTGCTGTCATTGATAACGTGCAGATGTTATTATGGAGAAATagaacgtgtagcccagaccctcatcaacaatggacacccaaaccggaatatagaagagtctatcaaggcgaacatcgataaatggtaccGCCAGGAACCTCGCCCCAGTGCCCCTGAaggcatagagctcttctataaaggacaatttcaccataaatataaagaaggagaatgcgccctcaaaaacatcatcgagaataatgtcagccccgttgactccaacaagaatattcatctggttatttattacaagagcaaaaagacgagcagcctggtaatgcgtaacaatccagccccccctcagcaggaccccttgaagaaaacgaacgtggtataccggtactcatgccccgtccgaggatgcctcggttcttacatcggtatgaccaccatgcgtttctccaagaggatttcctgtcacgcccaagagggggccatctttaaccatgccaggaccgtccataaccagagaatagcaagaaaagacataatcacgaacatcgaaataattgaccgaactaccgaccaccgccgtctgcgcctcttggaagcattgcacattgggaaggagaaaccaaccctcaacattacgcaagaaacctttctcctccccacggccgctgggagacctgcaccgagcgacccccatagcgaacgagcaaatcaaaattcggcatctgaggatcgaaattctcccattcatccccagcactacaacgctgCTTGCACGCAAGACGAGTCCCGAACATCAACTTGgcagagaaggctccgcccgagattACCTGCTTccggcagccaatcataattcagcaccgatcaagacccccctataaataccaacccgagcaccatGTCTCTTCAGatcttctgcaaccacgtccagaggatgaccaacgagctggtcgaaacatgtcgatggtacctgaaatagaacctgaatccagacgacgaaggatttctgattggatattttaataaaagacttcgcgcattccgcacactatccttttccaacatgaatatcggccagttactgactcaCATCGCTGAGCCCAAAAAGCGAATCacaaggaagatagaaaagacagtatataagataaattcgcataatacagccatcctttttaataagaaagaTTTTATTGAGTAGTAAATCAGATTACAATAAGTTAATGAGATTGAGTCCATTATTGGATtgtaccattttcattcaaaagGAGAGCTATGTTGAAATTACATGTGATCAAATGGTCATTTTCATTGGAATCCATGAATGTTTTAATTAATAAGAGCCCTCTAAACCCTATCTGTAATTAATGAATGCAGGTCCATTAATGTAAATGTCTTAGCTGCAACGGTATTGATATATGTTTGATTAATAGCTCGCTTAATCCCTGTATGCAAGCAGTCAGTTAATTTGAATATCCAGACATGAACCTACAGCAAGTGTcaggtttttgtaaaaaaaaaaaatatacatataaggaaattttgttagaatctCCATTGTCAGATTATCCAGTCAACATATTTTTAGATGTGCAGTTTGTTACATAAATCAATCTTATGATGGTTGAAAATTTAGTGAGAATTACATAAAATGTGAGGACAAAGAATTGGAAATGTTTCCTCATTCGTAGTGCCTTGGAATTTACAAA is part of the Macrobrachium rosenbergii isolate ZJJX-2024 chromosome 41, ASM4041242v1, whole genome shotgun sequence genome and encodes:
- the LOC136826813 gene encoding protein hairless-like, which gives rise to MKNKTETLGNEMSKPGLEGGGGGLVVKVEKQEPLSPRSPPPSPSRIGGVIRAPTPPTSQKIKCESPAVSVHAASPRPVSSPPPSGPGAEVKGKPGTPIPSGSVKGSVSRPASALGCPVTEDASKATTGSAGGRLTFFKEGRFVLELSHRTEMGAPAGWVAVKSKTYWPPPSSATTTTTQHPLRHDTPTSQSDDCSSLNSSPWTSEHVRKQSVPRRNKSAQPHCVWQVKVDGPSKRRKCTKIRRNPFIYPVGVWESSETKQTNQLGVKPNTRARSTEVKKTNLESKVQLLEEKLGLKVDLKVSIKTLFEKPLVNISAEPIDPTFVSPRKRYLRQMEDQDSSHRKKLHSVVNSLSQISGERPSSSSPAHTFPNRSAINSQTSSAYSIDSILNNETANRKSDSFLRTLLKPEPKPSVPQSKGVSKERSNNEVVANTVKVERPERTERAAPERMEALGTVQNKDRKDPVPDHGRFAADRYPMSGYGSLGSLASLYGLNLINPHYMMLPSLTPPMSSQQTEMAVAAATAAAAALSGYPLNHLHSYPHIFTGGIPTGYPPTTTFGPLLRPQQHPSRSSPHPMAHSPSPKPSQASSTPASPHMSSRGGSPRGATSPWQPPPPAHPFSPQKPLSSPPSPPQDAPLNLSKPRSHVEK